The nucleotide sequence CTATGTGTGAGACACATGGCATGGCATATGACGCTGCATTGGATGTACATGCATTGGATGTACAGACGTGCCCTAAGACGAGGCATGTTCCTAGATATTTGGTTATGTGGGACCGATAGAGACGTCGGGTCCTTTGAGGATGTTGTATGACATCCTAACCCAATTAGAATATTGCATGTGTGTCTCATGAGAGCTGTATACGCATGTTTAGCTATGTGGGACCGATGGAGACGTCGGGTCCTTTGAGAATATCGCTAAATTAGCAAAGGTGGAACCAACTTGTAAGGGTTTATCCCTCTAACTATGTCACTTCCGGATTAACCCTTTTAAGGTAACTGGACTCGTCCATTAAGAACAGGTTAGTGGACTCGCCCATTAAGGACGGGTTGTTACACATATTATACCCGCTTTTGAGTTTGATTGGCATGAATGAAACTCTTCAAATAGTTAAGGGATGTAAACTGAACGTTTTCCTTTAAGAGATACTAGTTCTTTTATTATGtttcatattttaatgagatatattttatatttattatttagGTTTAAATCTATAACAGAAAAATAAGATGTAATTACTACTTAAGAAAAACCACTTTCGTATGGTTGGGACCGGTCTTAGATGCCGAATTGGCAAGACACCCTTCGGGAGGCACTCATGAGGTGTTttataaggccttgtttagtgggggaaaatttttaggtttggttgtcacatcggatataagAACATTTGAATTATTAAACGACAGATTTCGCCATGAAactgtgagatgaatttattaagcctaattaatccatcattaacaaatgtttactgtagcacaacattgtcaaatcatggcgtaattagacttaaaagattcgtcttatAATTTACACGCGCACAACAATGTCAAATCATagcacaattaggcttaaaagatttatcttgtaatttacacgcaatatgtgtaattgatttttttttacatataatactttatgcatgtgtccaaatattcaatTTGATGTGATAGAGTGAAAATTTTAGTTTCTGAGACGGTCGTAAGAAACCTCCGACCGACTGGGCGGGGCAGCGTGCTGCAGTCCAGCACCGAAATCCAGGTATGCCCTTGGACTTGCGACTTGTTACACTTTTGAGAGGAACACTCCGTGGATATGGAGTTGGCTCATCGACCATAGGGGAACTGTATTTGTCACTTACGTGCAGGCCACTAATTCACTAGAGTACTTCAGTGTGCAATGTTTTAACGCAAGACCCAATTCAAATGTCTGGTCAAATATGCAACTTGGGTAACAACAAAACAGAAAAACTATACAACGGGATTCCGTCGTACCGGATCGGCTCTCTCCTCCTCGCGTGGTGGCCTGGCAGCTCTCCCTCGGTCCCTCCTTTGTCTtgcctcctctttcttctctcatacAGCTCGTGATCCAGCTTCTTGCAGAGGCCGTGCGCAGCAGCTGTCAGCTAGTGGCTGCTCCACGGGGAGGTTGATTCATGCGGTGTGTTGCTACGTCTTTGGATTAAGGAACTTTTTTTTATGCAAGAGGTGGTTTTAATTGATCCAGTGTTCGCTTCATTTTGTTTAGTTTCGGGAAAGTAAATGTTTTCATTGATGATCCATTTGGTTTAGGGGAGCTACGGATTTTTATCCAGAATGTGTCAGTAGAATAGCTGCGTATCAAACCTCAGCTAGTTGTTTCTACTCAGATCTGGACGCATCCCAAGTCCCAATAAAATAGAAATGGCTTGCAGCTGCAATGTATTAATAATTAGGATTTTGACAAGTTCGATCGTGGTTGCCGTGGATGGCATATAAACTAGTGAAGGGTGATATGTTAGACTTGATCCGTGTCCCTGGCCCATAAATATCAGATTATGTAGTACCTGATACTAATAAGGATTGATGAGACCCAGTATCAGTAGGTATCAAATCAATCTGGTACTCGGTACCAATACGTATCAGGTCCGATACCAATAGTATCAGGTCATGTATCATGTATCAACAATAATCAGGCTTATTACCGATAGTATCAGACCCGATACCGATAAGTATTAAGATTGGTAGGTATCATGTCTTATACATATTAGATCTGATACTGATAAGTATCAGGCAAAGGTATCATGTTTAGTACCTAGTACCAACAATGATCAGGTATGATACTGACATGTATCAGACTTGATTGATAGGTATCATGTATGGTACCTGATACTAACATTGATTAGGCCCGATATCGATAGGTATCTAACTTGATTGATTGGTATTATGTATGGTACCTAGTATTAACAATAGGTATTATGTATGGTACCTGGTACTAACAATGATTAGACCTGATATCTATAGGTATCATGTGTGATATCCGATACCTGGTACCTAATTATCAGTCCCAATATATATAGATACCAGATCTGGTATATGTCAATATCAGCTATtagcacatatatataaacacaACCATATCATAAAGTGTCCATGGATATATATACTAGCAAGGATTAGATCCTCATTTAGTGTTGCACTCAGCAAGGTTAGCTACTCACGTCACATGCATGTATGCACTTAGCAGCACACCCACTAGTAGAGATGATGGATGCGTATAGATTTCCCGTCGTCAAGACTACGCTGGCCGGCGGCAGCGCCCATGGAACTGCTAGCACCAAGCGCGCCGCCAGCACCAAGAGAGACAGGGATTAATTGGTTGTTCACGGCGCATGCGCAGCGGCGTAGCAGACTCGACGTCCTCGATGTGCTGCTGCACTATGCGCACCCGACGCGATCTAGCTCGCGACTCAATGTGCTGCTCGTATAGTGGCACGATGCGCACCCGACGCGATCTAGCTCGCGACTCATGCATGTACGTAGTGTGGGAGGAAGTCGGAATAGTGTGGGAGGAAGTCGGAATATGAAGTCATGATATCCCGTTTTGACGGAATCCCGGGCTGTAGCAGCCCTCAGAACAAAAACCCAAATTGTAGTTCACTCATCTAAAAAATATTGTTGTAATGAACCAAGCTAAGTCAGCAACATTCGAAAGTTCACCATATAAAACATCTTCTGTTTCGAAAGCAAAAATTCTAAATGAAGCAAATAAAAGAAGCACAAATTAAAATTGGCATCTTTAAGGCCGAAAACGTTTTTAATGACTGCCAGTTACAAGATGCATGCGTTGCGAGATTCATACTTCGTTAAAACCGTTTGAGCCCAAGTTACAAACCAAAATACGGAATACAAGGCAAGAAATAGGCCGAGGACTAAGCGTATTCAGTTGCAATTAACAAAGTGACTGTAATCCTGCATCGAGCCATAATGCTGTTTTCCGAAAACCATTTCAAAAACAGAGATTAGTTGTTCAACACCAGGTGCAACAGCATACTTACGACAAGAAAAACCATCAGTTCACGACCGAATCAGGTTAAAGAAAATCCAAACACCTCCAAGATTTGCGTTTTGAGAACATAGTAATAGATTCAGTACACAGAGATAACGGTTTTGACGAAGTATGAGCTAGTAGTATTCCGAATTTCCGATAGGCCAAACAAGCGGACAACCAGCCAAAATTTTCACTCAGCCAAAAGCCACAGGCTATATAATAATCTGATCTAACAAACAGGCAGAAGGGGGGCAAAGCTTCCTTCTCTAGGCCTTCCTGGCTGCGATCTGAGACTCAGGCTGCATAACACATTCACAATCAGatggtaataaaaaaaaacatcaaccaGCAGTTAGCTTATACAATGGACTTCTCAAGGTACAGATGCACATACCTCTTTCTTCACTGGTTCTTCCTTCTCTGACAGGATAAGCTCAATGTGGCACGGGGAGGACATGTAAGCTGCAAAGTATCATTTGCTCATGAGACAAAGCATCACCGAACTCTACAAAGAGCATACAAAAAGGTATTGACAAACTTACGGTTGATGCGTCCATGAGCACGGTAGGTACGGCGCCTCTGCTTCTGGGCCTGGTTAACTTGAATGTGGGACACATAAAGAGTATCAACATCCAGACCTTTCACCTATGGTGAAGCAATGAAGAAAGTAAGCATCACAAAACAGTTAATGACAAGCTATGAAATCTCACAATCTACATTGCAAACCTCAGCATTGCTCTCTGCATTCTTAAGAAGATCCAGAATGAATCTAGCAGACTTGGCAGGCCA is from Oryza sativa Japonica Group chromosome 9, ASM3414082v1 and encodes:
- the LOC4346540 gene encoding large ribosomal subunit protein uL22, translating into MVKYSREANNPTKSSKAMGRDLRVHFKNTRETAFAIRKLPLGKAKRYLEDVIAHKQAIPFRRYCGGVGRTAQAKSRHSNGQGRWPAKSARFILDLLKNAESNAEVKGLDVDTLYVSHIQVNQAQKQRRRTYRAHGRINPYMSSPCHIELILSEKEEPVKKEPESQIAARKA